GCGCCAATGAATCCTTCGATGGTCACAATGGGCGTCTTCAGGTCGTGGGAAACCGTATACACGAAAGACTCCAACTCCGCATTTTTGGATGTGAGCTCCTCCAGCAGCGCTTGGAGTTTTTGTTCGTTTTCCCGCAACGCAGCCTGGGCGTCTTTGCGCTCGTTCACCTCGACGATGGCCTGGTCACGGGATCTCTTGTACATTTCGATCCGCTGGAGCAGAAGATGCAGGAGCAGGGAAAGCGCGGCGGCCAGCGTCAAGCCGAAAGCCAGGAAGCCGACATTCATATCTAACGCATTCGAACGCGCCGCCTGGTTCAGGGTCAGCTGGACGGTCCATGTTTTTGAACCGAAACGCACCGCTCGAACCGCCTGTGGGACTGCAGATGGTTCCTGCGTTTGCATATCCGTTTGAATCTGGCCGGGGCTGCCGTGCTGGAAAACAATCCGGGCTTGCTCGGATACGCTCACATTAAAATCATTCAAAACCTCTCTGGTCAGGCTGAGCATCATAATCTTGTGGACTGAAAAGAAACCGCCCAAATAACCTTGCAAGTCGTTTTTCATCATCAAAGCGCGCACAGCAGAAAAACCGGCGAGGTCTTGCTGCAGGGGAGCACAAGGTGTCATGACCAGATCGGTTTCGATTCCATCATATGCACCAACCGTCCCGTTTCGCGAAGAGAGGTGCCGCGTCACCGAACCCACATCTATCCCGGCCGTATCGACATCCTCGGGGAACACCCATCGGATCGTTCCCGATGGATCGATCCAGAAGATGTTTGCATAACCCGGATAATTCTCGTGCAGGGCAGCGGCGAATCCTTGAAAACGATGATGGCTGAAATCAGGCGGATCTCTTTCCACCCATCTGTCGGCCATCAACTCGAGGGAGGCGAGGCGTGCATTCATTAGGCCTTCGACACGAATGCGCACCTGTTCGGCGGAGGTTTCGATATACCGCAATATCAATTCGCGGTCATGGATGTTTTGATGCTGCCACAGCAATAGGGCGATCGTGGCCAGAACAGCAAACGCGGACAGTGGAATCCAGATTTTGTTGCGGATGGCGGATTGCATGGCGAAATTGGGCATAGAGGTCATAGTCAGGTATCATCATTTTTAGACGCTGCTGACAAAAAAATCAACATGCACGATTGTGCATGTTGGAGGTGCCGTCAATGCCAAATGGGATTGACACAAGCCTATTGTCACGAGGACAGCCCGGCCCCGTCATATTCCCGCCTTGACCTGCGTTGGACTGGATATCTTCGAAAAAGCACCCGCACGATGCACATAGCACATTCCGCTTGAAATCGATTCAAGGCGTTGGATCAGACATCGTCAAATCGAACTCGAAATTCTGAAATAAAACCTGGATTATTCACAACCATGCAGTTTATAAATCCATAAAAACACCCAAAATTTATTTTTCATATGGGTAAAAATACCTAATCGGCAAGTGGTGGCCGTAATCCGTAATGCGGCGTCATGCGCTTCCAAGGGGAAGGTCGACAAGGATTCGGGTACCTTTGCCGGAACGACTTTCAATGGTCAACCGGGCGCCAATCATGCGTGCGCGGACCTGCATGACGGCCAGCCCCATGCCCTTCAGACTGCCCGGCGACCTATCCGGACCGGGATGACCGAATCCCTTGCCGTTGTCCTCGATCAAGGTTCTTAAGCGGTCCTTGGTTTCAAAGGCCCTGATGGTCACTTGGGTTGCGTCGGCGTGCCTGTTCGCATTGTCCAATGCCTCCTGGACGATACGAAACAAAGCGATCTGAGTTTCCCGTTTGGAAACCTTTATCAGGGGCTCCAGGTCGGTTTCGATCCGCACGGATGAAAACTCAGAATGTTCCCGCACCATCTGCCGCAATCCCGCCACGAGACCCAAAACTTCGAGAGAGGAAGGGATCAACTCACGCATTATTCTTCGGACGTCATCGATAATGTGATCTGCAAAGGCCTCCAGCTTTAGACACAGCTGCTGCAAGTCACCCTGGTCGATATTCAGGTTCTTTTTAATCTCGCCCAGCCGCAGTTTGAGGACGTTGAGGTCCTGCCCGATCTGATCGTGCAACGCCAAGGCTACCCGGTGACGCTCCTCTTCCTGAGCGTTTAGAAGATGGACGACCAGTCTACCCTGTTCTTCCAAGGTCTTCTCCAGGCACTGGTCCAGGAACTGCAATGTGGAAGATATATGCACCTGCTCGCTCATATCCAGAATCACCGCCCGGTATTCATATCCGGCCTGATGGGTTTGGGGCAGATATTGCAGCTGGACCTGAACCGGAAAGCTACGCCCGCCGTTCCGTTCCATTTTGAAATCGGCCATAAGCGGCTTTCGGCCAATTCAGAATTCTTCTTCTCCAGTTCAATTTGAAGGAGATGAATTTCACTCATGAGTGAGTCAATATCCTGCCTTAAGGATTCCTTCAAATGTTCGCCGATGTTGGCGGCTGCAAGCGCATCTGATTTTCGACGCAGCTCGGTCCAGCTATCTTTGTCAATGGGGTGGCTCATGAATACCCTGCTCCGTGCGGATCGGTTCGAGATAAAAGTTTCGCCACAACAACTACCCACTGTTTCATGCCGACATTGCGCACATGTTGATGATCCAATGTTACGGCGCCGTCCGGCAACGACTTTCTGAATGGCCCTCATTTTTATCTAATACCCTTTTTTGAAAACGATTTTTATACATAGAACTACCCATTTGCGGCCGTCCCGAGTGGATGGTTTTACCGATTGGTACGGCCCTTTGAAAAAACTTCTTCAATCTTTTCTTTGACTTGGACTATCCACTGTTTCGCACTGTCTTAAGGCCGGGTGAATGGATACCCTGGTTCGATATCCGCGAAAGCGAACAGGAAGTTTTCTTGCAGGCCGAAAACCTGGGATGAGATGCCAGTCATCTGTCCGTCGAGAGATCCGGAAATCTACTCACCATCAAGGGAAGGATGGGAAGACCAGAGATAGGGCCCTGGAGCTGGCGCTGACCAAAAAGAGGGAATCCAAGGAGCAAAAAATAGAAATTGAGTCAATGTCATCATGTTGAAATAAATATTGACCGAAAACGCCTCGATCAATGGTCAACACACGCTGAACAGGCCTTGGGCCAGTTGGTCGCTGAAATTCGGAATGCCATGCAGGTGTTCCTCAACGATCTCGATCGCAGCGGCAGACATTTCCGGTGCCGAGGTATCCGGGCTTAAAGCCACCTGCACCGATGCCAGCATCGGTTGATCTATGGGTGATCCGATGCGGCTGCACAGCCATACATAGACCTCCGCGAGACCGGAAATGCGCCGGTAAATATCTTCTGCTATGCGATGGGTCAGCATGCTGTAGATTTTGCCCACATGGCTGATGGGGTTTTTCCCTGCCGTAGCTTCATTGCCGCACGGCCGATTGAGTGCGATCAGACCATTTGCCCGGTTTCCGCGCCCGACCTGTCCGCCATCGGCCCCATCGGCCGAGGTCCCTAAAACCGTGAGATACATGCCGGCCGCTCCCCTGGCAGGGTCGTCCAATGTATTGATGGCAACGGATATACGGTCCAAAGCCTGCATTTTTGGCGAAAGATATTTTTCCAGGCAAAACTGGATCTCCCGTTTGCGTTCGAAATAGAAGCGCTCGTTGGGAATATGGCGGTCCACAAACGCCATGGCCACGGTGAGCTCCAGTTTACGGCCGCGACGGCAGCCCATGATTTTGACATCTTCTCCGCTTTCGGGGAATTGATGCTTGAAGAGAGCTGAATTGAGGAAATTCTCGGCGTCCAACACCATCTGTTCGGTCTCCGTAAGCGGGGCATAGCCGACGGCCGCCGATGTGTCATTGGCGCCGATGGTTTGCCGTTCGAAAATATCACTCAACTGCATTGATCCATGGCGAAGTTCGTTTTGAATGATCAGATGGCGATCGAACTCCACGAAGCGAAGGTTTTTCCGGCACCAATGGCTGACCGTGTCGAACACGATCGCATCCACATCGATGGGCGTGCCCCGATAAAGACTTGTGGCGCGGTCGCCGATGACCAACCGCATGGGTTCTACGATACGTCCCCCGCCGATCCGGGGTTCTGATAAGCCGGCCACAAGCAAGCCTTTGTCGATGTTGTGATGCATTACGCGGCCGAAATGATGCTGATAGGCTCGGCACAGGGCCACGGAAATTTTCTCGTGAATGGCGTCGCAAATCGTGTCCGGGTGGCCGAGTCCTTTGCGTTCGACAATTTCGGTTTCCTGCTGGGCCACAGGGCTACGGGAAACCGTTTCAACCGTTACGTCAGTGGTTGGAGATACCTTGGAACGCGACCGGGAATTCATACTTAATCTCCTTGGAATGCTCTCTCGGTGGTGTGCCACAATTCTTGGACATCACAATTCGTGCCAAACTTTGATGTGCGGTCGCTATCATGCTGTCCATTTTAGTCGTATCCAAGGATACTTGGCTCGACCAGGCCCGGATTGATTCGATCACCGGCAAAAGAGTGTCAGCCTTTTTGCCAACTTGAAAAGAGAGCCTGATCCGTTCAGGCAAAAACCGGTCGTCCACTGAGAGAAAGCCGGTTAAGCAGAAGCGCTGCGGCTGGCAGAGTGCAAAAATGTTTTGACAGAAAGAGGATTGTATGAATTATAAAATCGAAATATTGATCGCAAGCCAAGTGGTCTCACCTAATCTTTATCCTAAAAGCATTTTGCTGCACACGAATGGGGCCCTTGCAGTGCGTTGCATGCCAGGCTTGGAAAAACATATGGCCACACAGCGACATCCGGCTCATTGCGCCGGATGATACAGGGTAAAAAAAGACCGTCTTGAATGGCAACGAGATGGTGGGCCATCGGTTTCACATTCTTGCACAATGCGGACAAATGCGATGAGCATGTACAAAATCATTCTTGCGGACGATCACGCCCTGATGCGAGAAGGTATCAGAAATTTAATCGACCAGGCAGATGATCTAAAGGTGATTGCCGAAACCGGCGATGGCACCGAGCTCCTCAACCTATTAAAGAGAACGACCCCCGACATGGTCATCCTTGACATTTCAATGCCTGGCCTGAGGGGCATCGAAGCGGCGAGGGAAATCCATTGTCTCTATCCCAAGGTCGATATTCTGATCCTGAGCATGCATAAGCGGCAAGAATTCCTGTCGATGGCGCTTGAGGCGGGTGCCAGCGGCTATGTATTGAAAGAGGACACCGGCGAAGAGCTTCTGCATGCCATCGACCAGGTGCGCCACGGGCGGACCTACCTATCCGCCAAACTCGCATCCTTGTACTCCAACGATATCATCAGCATCTGCAGGGGAAACCATAAGCAGCACGCAGATCCCTTGACCCACCGTGAGCGGGAAATACTCAAGCTGGTCGCCGAAGGGCACACCGATCGGCAAGTCAGTGAAATGCTTTTCATCAGCTTCCGAACCGTCCAAAGGCACCGCTTCAACATCCGCGAAAAACTCAAATTGAAAAGTACTGCGGACTTGGTGAAATACGCTATCGCAAGGGGCTATGTCAGCAGCGAGCATTGACATGCCCGGCGTGATGCTTTGCACCAGCCTGACAAACAGTAGAGGCCGCTCGCACCTGCCATAAAATTTTTATAAAACAATTAATTCAGCATGTTAGAAAATTCCGGGCAACTCGGAAGCTCGATCCGTCCGGAAATCAGCTCGACGGCTGATTGGATGTCCAGATAGGCATTTCTGCCTATTTCCAAGGGCCACAATTGGGCCAAAGTGCTGATTGAAACCCCCTCCTCCGGACGTTAGAACCATTTCGGGACCTTGAAAGGATAACCGAATCGATGGGTGGCTCTTCAGGCCGTTCGGGTTCAAGGTGTTAAAGGCTGCGATCACTAATTTAGGCCCGCCTTGGGATACAAGCGCCACAAATTTGAAGCGGCCAGGTGGATATGCGCCCGCATGGGCCAAAGCGGGTCGGATGGGTTGCAACGCGGCCGGCTCGAGATTTCCAGGCAACGAGAACATTTGCCCAATCGATTTTATCAGGAGATTACATCATGGAAAAAAGAATGTTACCCCGCACCCACACGCAGGTCCCGATAGCATGTTGCTGTTTCACGATTTCGGAAGGCGCCAACTTCATCCAGGGCACCATGTTGAACTGCTCGCCCGGCGGCACCTATATCGAGTTGGACAGGCCTTACAAAGAGGGTACCATTCTGATGATAAAGACGGACAACCGGCGCGACAGCCCGGCGCATGGCAACGCGATAGAAGGGCTTCGAACGATCTCATTGGCCGAGGTCAAGTGGGCCAAGGCAATTGAAAAAGAAAAAGCCTCACAATTTGGACTGGGGCTGAAGTATTACGACTTATAGTCTTCGCCACCCATATCTTCTTACTACAAGCTGCTATAATTTAACTGGCATGCCCATCAGCGGCCACAGGAAGTACACCGCGAAGGCCAGTACCCCCATCAAGATGATGCTCGCCAGCAGACCGTAGATAAAAAACTCCTGGGTCGTAAATTGTTTTGAATTGTAGGCGATGGCATTGGGAGCAGCACCGATCAACAGCATGAACGGCATGCCGGCCGTGACGAGCGCGGCGTAAAATATCACCTCCGGCGCAACGCCCAGATAGGGCGCCACCACCAGCGCCACCGGAAGCGAAATGGCGATGGCCGCCACATTCATGATGAAATTGGTCATCACCATGACAAAGAAGCCGATGCTCATCACAAACACGAACCAGTTAGCTTTCTTGAAAATGGTCAGCCAATTGACGGCCAGCCACTTGGCCGCCTCGGTCTCCCACAAGCACAGCCCCATGCTCATGGCACCCGAAAACAGCAGGATGATGTTCCAGGGGATCTCTTCCAGATCGCTGATATCCAGGATCTTGATCACATAGAAGAGAAGGGTGGTGACGATCAGGATCGCCGATTTGTTCAACTTGGCCAGGGCCGGGAAAAAGGATTGCAGGGCCAGCATCCCCACGCAGGCCAGAATGATCAGCACGGCCGTCCTCTCATGGCCGCTGGTCGGCCCCATCTCCTTGAGCAGTTCCCTGGCCTTTTGCTTCAGGCCCGGTATGGTCGCCCGCTCCGGCTTGCACACCACCATCATGAGCCCCCAGATCAACAGCATCATCAGCCAGCCGATGGGGAAAAAGTAGTAACTGTATTCGAAGAAGCTGATGCTCCTGCCGGCAATATCCCTGAAAAACCCGATGGCCACGGCCCCTCGGGCCGCACCGAGCAGACTGATGATGCTGCCGGCGCCGGCCACGTAGGCCATGCCGATGAACAACCCCTTGCCAAACCGCGTCTTGGCCTCGTATCCCTCGTATAGCGTATGGATCGCCACGAGCAACGGGAAAATGGTGGCCGCCACGGCGGTGTGGGCCATGATATGAGTGAGCAGCACCGTAACGGCAAAGCTGCCCAGATAGATCATCGAAGTCCTCTCGCCGACGACGGAAAGCATCAGGTAGGCCATGCGCCGCGTCAACCCCGTCTTGGTGCAAACCTGGCCGATGACGATCGATCCGAAGATGAAAAGAACCGATGGATCCATGAAGTTGCCGAACACCTCTTTGGCCGGACGGATGAAAAACAGGGTCTGGAACACGCCGATGGCCAGACTGGTAATGCCGATGGGAAGCACTTCGAAGATCCACCATGTGGCGGCCAAAAGAAACACGCCCAATGCCCCCTTGCCTTCCCTGGACAGGACAAAGTGCTTGCCGACGGGGTCCACGGCATCGGGCCAGGGGGAAGAATAGTAGGTTCCCAGGAAGAGCCCCACACCAAGAAGTAAAAAAAACCATCGCTTCCAATCGGTTTTATCTGACGCACGCGACGCTGACATCATCGTTGCCCTCCCCCAATGGATCGCTCCATGGAAGCTGTCAATCCTTCACTTTGCCGAAAACATATTGACCGATAAGCTCTTCGATATCCAGTGCAGACTCGGTGTCCATTATCGTGTCTCCCGCCTTGAGAACGTCGGTCGCGCCACCAGAAGAGAGCCGGATATATTTGTCTCCGATCAAACCGGACGTCTTCACCGACGCGATCACATCCGTGCTTAACTGCACGCCGTTTCTGATGTCAAGGGTGACAACGGCCATCTGATGTTCCGCGTCAAGCATGATGCCATGCACCTGCCCGACCTCCACGCCGGCCATCTCGACAACGGCGCCTTTTTTCAGTCCGGAGACGGAGTTGAAATAGGCCTGGACCTGATAGGTTTCCTCTCCGAACCACTCCATGCGTCCCAGTTTGATCGCCAGATAGGCCGCGCATAACATACCGATCAATACAAAGATCCCAACGGCCATCTCCACGGATCCTTTTTTCACGACACCCTCCTCACACCAACAATCCGCCGATGAGCCTGTTCTCTATTGGTAAACACCGCTCATGCCGCCGACAAACTCTTTGACGACGGGGTCCTGACTGGCTTGAATCTCCCGACAGCCGCCCTCGAAGATGATTTGACCTTCATCCAGCATGGCGATCTGGTGGGAGATGAAAAAGATATCCGGAATATCGTGACTGACCAGGACCCCCGTAAACCCAAACCGTTGCTGATAGTCCGTGATCATCCGGTATGCCGCTTTCTTCCGGATGGGATCCAGTCCCGTGGTCGGCTCGTCGAACAAAACGATTTCCGGTTCGGTAATCAGAGCACGGGCCATGGCGACCCGCTTCTTCATGCCGCCGGACAACTGGGATGGATATTTACGCTCTATATCGACGATATCCAGCTGGGCCATTTTGGTCTGCACCCGCTGGCGGACGGATTCGCCCCTCAGCCGGTCGCGTTCGACCAGGGGCAGGGCGATATTGTCATAAATGGTCATGGAGTCGAACAGGGCGTTGTTTTGAAACATGTAGCTGCACCGCTTTTTCAATTGTCGCTGCTGGATTCTGTCCATCCCTGTCAATGGCTGACCATCGATAAGGACCTGTCCGCTGTCCGGCTGCAGCAGACCGACTATGTGTTTGAGCAACACGCTCTTGCCGGTGCCGCTTTTCCCGATGATCGCTGTCACCTGCCCTTTAAGGATCGTCAAATTCACCCCCTTGAGGACCGCGTTGCCGTCAAAGGCCTTGTAAACGTCTTTAAACTCGATCAAAGGTGTTTCCATACGCCTAAATCAAGAAAGAGGTGAGGATGTAATCGGCCGTCAGGATCACGACGCAGGAGATCACTACGGCCGAGGTCGTCGATAGACTAACCCCTTTGGCGCCGAACCCCTCCTTGCGTAAATGGGTCGTGAACCCCTGAAAACAGCAGATAGTGGTCACAAGGGCTGCGAAAGAGATGGCCTTGACAAAGCCGCCGGTGACGTCCTGGATCTCGACGCTCGATTGCACGCGAGCAAAGTAGATACCGGAATTGATACCCAACAAAAGGGAGCCGGTCAGGTATCCTCCGAATATCCCAATGACATCGAACAGGGCGGTCAGCAACGGAAAACTGATCAGGGCGGCCATCAGGCGCGAGGTGAATAGAAACCGCACCGGATCGATATCCATGGTCTCCAAGGCATCGATTTGTTCTGAAATCCGCATGATTCCGATTTCAGCGGCCATTGCCGATCCGGCCCGGGCAACCACCATGATAGCAGTCAGCACCGGCCCCATCTCCCGTATCAACGAAAGCGCCACCGCGGCCCCCAGCATCCCTTCGGACCCGAATTTAACGAGGGAATAATAGCCCTGCAGACCCAGCACCATGCCGGTGAAGGCACTGGTCAAACAGATAATGAAGATGGATTTGAAGCCGATGAAATAGACCTGCTGAATAATCTTTCCGGTCTGCCATGGCCGGTAGAAGACGTACCCGCAGCCATATAGAAGGAACAGCGTCAGGCGCCCGAGATGATGGACGATGCCGATAGTGCATTTACCGATGCCGATGACCATGTCAGTGTGTTTCATAAGAGGCCTCTGCCCTGTATAGCCCCCAATGGACGTTCAGCTGAAAGCAGTTCAACAAATCGGCGCCGTTCCCGCCAGGGGAAACGGCGCCGAAACACACCCTATCCAGACCACACCTGCTCCTTAGCCTCTTCAACGGCGGTCACCATAAGGCTTTCTCCGCTCGAATCCTCGGAAAGCATCCCTGCCGCCTGGACGAATTTCCCAACTATTCCAGACAGATCCTTGCTCTTGAGCAGGGGGCTGTCGCTGCTATCGGCCGGACAGCAAGCCTTTCAGCGGGCCGATTCAAGCGTATTTAAGCTCTCTCCGATCCGCTTGATCGCATCTGTTACAAGTACCTATGGTGATCTCATATGAATTCGAGTAGCAGGAGAAAATGAAGCGCCAGAAATGTTTTCAAGCCGCAGACAATACCGGAAAACAAGGTCCGATAATTGCGTCTTTATAAGGGATTCAAATAGCGAACGGCAATTCGCATTTGTATCCATTCTGGAGGGACAATATACGCACTTGTCTGTAGGTCAGCACGGGGCCGCGGCGCGAGGCCGGTCCACGAAACCACGCCGGCCAACCCAGAAGCCTGGCCGAGGCGAGTTGCCGAATAAAAATCAAAAGTAGCTGCTGCCGTCCCAGCAGTGGGTACAGAGGCGCTCCTTGGGCAGACCGATGGCGGCCACCAGGTCTTCGAGGCATTGGTACTTCAGGGAACTCAGTCGCAATCCACTGCGGATCTGCTCGATCATTTCCATGTTCTTAGGAGATCCACAGCGGGCATAGGCTTCTAGGTTCTTGTTTTCGTCGCCCCCCTCCAGCTGCTGAATGATCTTGCGTCCCGCCAGATCGAGGTTCGATCGGGAAGTGGAAAAATTGAGAAACTCGCAGGGATAGATCAGCGTCGGACAGGCGGGCCGCATGTGCACTTCCCGGGCGCCGTAGTCGAAAAGGATCTGGATGTTGTCCTTGAGCTGGGTGCCGCGCACGATGGAATCCTCGCAAAATAGCAAACGCCGGCCCTGGATGAGCCGTTTTACGGGGATCAGCTTCATTTTGGCCACCAGATCGCGCATCTTCTGGTTTTGGGGCATGAAACTGCGCGGCCAGGTGGGGGTGTATTTGACGAACGGCCGGCTGTAGGGAATCTTGCGCTCGTTGGCATAGCCGATGGCATGGCCGATACCCGAATCGGGAATGCCGGCC
This Desulfatitalea tepidiphila DNA region includes the following protein-coding sequences:
- a CDS encoding response regulator → MSMYKIILADDHALMREGIRNLIDQADDLKVIAETGDGTELLNLLKRTTPDMVILDISMPGLRGIEAAREIHCLYPKVDILILSMHKRQEFLSMALEAGASGYVLKEDTGEELLHAIDQVRHGRTYLSAKLASLYSNDIISICRGNHKQHADPLTHREREILKLVAEGHTDRQVSEMLFISFRTVQRHRFNIREKLKLKSTADLVKYAIARGYVSSEH
- a CDS encoding PilZ domain-containing protein, with the protein product MEKRMLPRTHTQVPIACCCFTISEGANFIQGTMLNCSPGGTYIELDRPYKEGTILMIKTDNRRDSPAHGNAIEGLRTISLAEVKWAKAIEKEKASQFGLGLKYYDL
- a CDS encoding methionine adenosyltransferase; translation: MNSRSRSKVSPTTDVTVETVSRSPVAQQETEIVERKGLGHPDTICDAIHEKISVALCRAYQHHFGRVMHHNIDKGLLVAGLSEPRIGGGRIVEPMRLVIGDRATSLYRGTPIDVDAIVFDTVSHWCRKNLRFVEFDRHLIIQNELRHGSMQLSDIFERQTIGANDTSAAVGYAPLTETEQMVLDAENFLNSALFKHQFPESGEDVKIMGCRRGRKLELTVAMAFVDRHIPNERFYFERKREIQFCLEKYLSPKMQALDRISVAINTLDDPARGAAGMYLTVLGTSADGADGGQVGRGNRANGLIALNRPCGNEATAGKNPISHVGKIYSMLTHRIAEDIYRRISGLAEVYVWLCSRIGSPIDQPMLASVQVALSPDTSAPEMSAAAIEIVEEHLHGIPNFSDQLAQGLFSVC
- a CDS encoding sensor histidine kinase encodes the protein MADFKMERNGGRSFPVQVQLQYLPQTHQAGYEYRAVILDMSEQVHISSTLQFLDQCLEKTLEEQGRLVVHLLNAQEEERHRVALALHDQIGQDLNVLKLRLGEIKKNLNIDQGDLQQLCLKLEAFADHIIDDVRRIMRELIPSSLEVLGLVAGLRQMVREHSEFSSVRIETDLEPLIKVSKRETQIALFRIVQEALDNANRHADATQVTIRAFETKDRLRTLIEDNGKGFGHPGPDRSPGSLKGMGLAVMQVRARMIGARLTIESRSGKGTRILVDLPLGSA
- a CDS encoding ABC transporter ATP-binding protein translates to METPLIEFKDVYKAFDGNAVLKGVNLTILKGQVTAIIGKSGTGKSVLLKHIVGLLQPDSGQVLIDGQPLTGMDRIQQRQLKKRCSYMFQNNALFDSMTIYDNIALPLVERDRLRGESVRQRVQTKMAQLDIVDIERKYPSQLSGGMKKRVAMARALITEPEIVLFDEPTTGLDPIRKKAAYRMITDYQQRFGFTGVLVSHDIPDIFFISHQIAMLDEGQIIFEGGCREIQASQDPVVKEFVGGMSGVYQ
- a CDS encoding MlaE family ABC transporter permease, which encodes MKHTDMVIGIGKCTIGIVHHLGRLTLFLLYGCGYVFYRPWQTGKIIQQVYFIGFKSIFIICLTSAFTGMVLGLQGYYSLVKFGSEGMLGAAVALSLIREMGPVLTAIMVVARAGSAMAAEIGIMRISEQIDALETMDIDPVRFLFTSRLMAALISFPLLTALFDVIGIFGGYLTGSLLLGINSGIYFARVQSSVEIQDVTGGFVKAISFAALVTTICCFQGFTTHLRKEGFGAKGVSLSTTSAVVISCVVILTADYILTSFLI
- a CDS encoding SLC13 family permease, which codes for MSASRASDKTDWKRWFFLLLGVGLFLGTYYSSPWPDAVDPVGKHFVLSREGKGALGVFLLAATWWIFEVLPIGITSLAIGVFQTLFFIRPAKEVFGNFMDPSVLFIFGSIVIGQVCTKTGLTRRMAYLMLSVVGERTSMIYLGSFAVTVLLTHIMAHTAVAATIFPLLVAIHTLYEGYEAKTRFGKGLFIGMAYVAGAGSIISLLGAARGAVAIGFFRDIAGRSISFFEYSYYFFPIGWLMMLLIWGLMMVVCKPERATIPGLKQKARELLKEMGPTSGHERTAVLIILACVGMLALQSFFPALAKLNKSAILIVTTLLFYVIKILDISDLEEIPWNIILLFSGAMSMGLCLWETEAAKWLAVNWLTIFKKANWFVFVMSIGFFVMVMTNFIMNVAAIAISLPVALVVAPYLGVAPEVIFYAALVTAGMPFMLLIGAAPNAIAYNSKQFTTQEFFIYGLLASIILMGVLAFAVYFLWPLMGMPVKL
- a CDS encoding sensor histidine kinase, which codes for MTSMPNFAMQSAIRNKIWIPLSAFAVLATIALLLWQHQNIHDRELILRYIETSAEQVRIRVEGLMNARLASLELMADRWVERDPPDFSHHRFQGFAAALHENYPGYANIFWIDPSGTIRWVFPEDVDTAGIDVGSVTRHLSSRNGTVGAYDGIETDLVMTPCAPLQQDLAGFSAVRALMMKNDLQGYLGGFFSVHKIMMLSLTREVLNDFNVSVSEQARIVFQHGSPGQIQTDMQTQEPSAVPQAVRAVRFGSKTWTVQLTLNQAARSNALDMNVGFLAFGLTLAAALSLLLHLLLQRIEMYKRSRDQAIVEVNERKDAQAALRENEQKLQALLEELTSKNAELESFVYTVSHDLKTPIVTIEGFIGALREDFSASISEVGDQYLSHMSNAARKMEQLISELLNYSRIGRLESPKTTFSMSLAVNEAIATLQTQIEARGVIVNVQQDLPAVHGDRKRVEQVIYNLLSNAIKYLGRDNPEPRIDIRCTEQNGRNVFWVRDNGIGIDQRYYDKIFQIFERLPAAKQAGEGTGIGLAIVKRIIEHHGGRIWLTSELGKGTTFYFTFEKKETE
- the mlaD gene encoding outer membrane lipid asymmetry maintenance protein MlaD, translating into MKKGSVEMAVGIFVLIGMLCAAYLAIKLGRMEWFGEETYQVQAYFNSVSGLKKGAVVEMAGVEVGQVHGIMLDAEHQMAVVTLDIRNGVQLSTDVIASVKTSGLIGDKYIRLSSGGATDVLKAGDTIMDTESALDIEELIGQYVFGKVKD